The region TTGCTTTTATGGCCTGATCCTCATTTAACTGATAAGAAACAGAAAAGCGAGGCTCAAAATTGTCATAACTTTTAATGACTTTGTTTTTGCCAAAATATTTTGTGGAAACGGGAGTGCCTTTTTCATAAATCTGCATATCAGTATTGAAAGTTACGGCCTGATTGTTTTCGTAATAATTAATTGTTGAGGAGCCCAATCTGTAAAACAGGCTATAGCGTAATCCGTAAGAAATATTGATTTTTTTAGAAAGCTGACTTTCGGCATCTAAATAAACAGAAGGTTCAAAAGCATATTTTTTATCCAGTTGATCAGGATTAATTCCGGAATCTTCTCCGTTAGGTTTTATAGTTCCGGGATTAAATTGATAGTAAGTTCCGTTTACACCGTAATTTAGTTTTAATTTATCAGAGAGATAATGTTTAAAGTCGTACTTGATATTGTAGTTTTTAATTCCGGAATCCCAGTTGAAACCTATAAAATTGAGATCAAGTCCGTAATAATAATCACTATAAATTAAGGACAAATTCGCGAATAGCTTATCAGAGTACAAATGGTTCCATCTCAAATTTAGAATCGAATTTCCGTAAGTATTGGTAAAACTTTTATTTAAACTAAAAACATCTCGTCCAAAATAACCGGATAAATATAAGTTGTTGTTATTGTTGAGTTTGTAACTTAATTTAGTGTTCAGATCATAAAAATAAGCAGAGTTGTTTTTGTTTTCTTCAGAGAATTTTAGAAATAAATGAGCATATGAAGCTCTTCCGCCAATTAAGAACGAACCTTTGTCTTTTACAATTGGACCTTCAGCAAGCAAACGACTGGAAATTAATCCAATTCCTCCATTCATATGAAATTCTTTGCTGTTTCCGTCTTTTTGGTAAATATCCAAAACAGAAGAAGCTCTTCCGCCGTAACGTGCCGGAATACCGCCTTTGTACAATTTTAAATCTTTAATGGCGTCTGGATTAAAAACGGAAAAGAAGCCAAATACATGCGATGAATTAAATATCGTAGCTTCGTCTAAAAGAATCAGGTTTTGATCTGCACCTCCGCCACGAACATTGAATCCGGAAGCTCCTTCGCCGGCATTGGTTACACCCGGAAGTAGGAGAATAGATTTTATAACGTCTACTTCACCTAAAACTACCGGCATCTTTTTTATCGTCGAAATAGAGAGTTTGTTGACGCTCATTTCGGGCGACTTAATGTTTACTTTTTCTTTATTGTCTGTAATTACGACTTCCTGAAGTTCTTCGCCCGAACTAATGGAGAAGTTGCTTTTCGTATTTTGGTTTAAAAGAATGGTTTTCTGAATGGTTTGGTAGCCCACATAACTGATTTCAATTTCGTATTCG is a window of Flavobacterium crocinum DNA encoding:
- a CDS encoding TonB-dependent receptor, with the translated sequence MITKNTCTFFLFILTIFSSFSQEKFTLSGTIIDSKNNETLIGVNIYIPNLKIGTTTNEYGFYSLSAPKGEYEIEISYVGYQTIQKTILLNQNTKSNFSISSGEELQEVVITDNKEKVNIKSPEMSVNKLSISTIKKMPVVLGEVDVIKSILLLPGVTNAGEGASGFNVRGGGADQNLILLDEATIFNSSHVFGFFSVFNPDAIKDLKLYKGGIPARYGGRASSVLDIYQKDGNSKEFHMNGGIGLISSRLLAEGPIVKDKGSFLIGGRASYAHLFLKFSEENKNNSAYFYDLNTKLSYKLNNNNNLYLSGYFGRDVFSLNKSFTNTYGNSILNLRWNHLYSDKLFANLSLIYSDYYYGLDLNFIGFNWDSGIKNYNIKYDFKHYLSDKLKLNYGVNGTYYQFNPGTIKPNGEDSGINPDQLDKKYAFEPSVYLDAESQLSKKINISYGLRYSLFYRLGSSTINYYENNQAVTFNTDMQIYEKGTPVSTKYFGKNKVIKSYDNFEPRFSVSYQLNEDQAIKASYNRMAQYLQLVSNTSSPTPLDVWMPSDNYIKPQLADQVALGYFRNINNGAYSFEIETYYKEIQNRLDYIDGADLIANNAIEQVILNGQMRSYGLEIMVKKNKGKFNGWIAYTLSKSEQQTPGRTPEETGINNGQWYASAYDKTHNLAITSAYNLNEKWSFGANFALQSGQPASYPNGQYEYLGITVPSYGLRNENRLPAYHHLDVSATLTPRKNKDRNWKGEWVFSIYNLYNRMNAASINFRQNVDTGANEAVQLSIFGIVPAVSYNFKF